A single window of Salminus brasiliensis chromosome 18, fSalBra1.hap2, whole genome shotgun sequence DNA harbors:
- the chm gene encoding rab proteins geranylgeranyltransferase component A 1, with amino-acid sequence MAADNLPSEFDVVIVGTGLSESVIAAACSRVGQRVLHLDRRNYYAGNWASFTFNGLLSWIDEYKRQQAISNADLAQEWSEKVEEGEEVISLSSVDSTISNLEVFSYASDDPEEEEEASVTVVSSLLNASDAQAKKTNSTSTEAQHTSCPDDSTPDVDKQQHQEPENEQTPKTQEPAKSEKNKKEPQPVSPQAEGLTEVKKKITYAKLIKEGRRFNIDLVSKLLYSRGLLVDLLIKSNVSRYAEFKNLSRILTYRNGKVEQVPCSRADVFGSKQLTMVEKRMLMKFLTFCLDFEQHPEEFQDFTQKPFWDYLKTKNLTENLQHFVLHSIAMVNQEILTEDGLKATQHFLRCLGRYGNTPFLFPLYGLGEIPQCFCRMCAVFGGIYCLRHSVQCLVVDKESGKCKAVIDTHGQRIGCSHFVVEDGYIRDEHRTRTVNRQISRAVVITDRSILPSEFDQQISLVTVPPLEPSSPAVRMVELSSSSMTCMPGTYLLHLTCSSLGKAREDLEPVISRLFHVPSSPREEPAQGSEEGEKPIMLWVMYFNMRDTSGLDSSCYCLPSNVHVCTGPDDSLGNDYSIKLAESVFHQLLPDEDFCPPAPNPEDIIYDGDGTQIEGAKFEETGDTLEAATEGEGGPQEIFQQAENIEPKASSDSIAQDTSTESGVPQIPPIVE; translated from the exons ATGGCTGCCGACAACCTCCCATCAGAATTTGATGTTGTCATAGTTGGAACAG GCCTCTCTGAGTCTGTCATTGCTGCTGCCTGTTCACGAGTAGGGCAGAGGGTTCTGCACTTGGACAG GAGAAACTACTATGCTGGTAACTGGGCCAGCTTCACATTCAATGGCCTGCTGTCATGGATTGATGAGTATAAG AGACAGCAGGCAATATCAAATGCTGATTTGGCCCAGGAATGGAGCGAGAAGGTCGAGGAAGGAGAAGAAGTGATTTCTCTCAGCTCTGTAGACTCCACCATCTCTAACCTGGAAGTGTTTTCTTATGCcag TGATGACccagaggaagaagaagaggcgAGCGTTACAGTTGTGAGCAGTTTGTTGAATGCCTCTGATGCCCAAGCTAAAAAGACCAATAGTACCTCTACAGAAGCCCAACACACGAGTTGTCCTGATGACAGCACACCAGATGTGGATAAGCAACAGCATCAAGAGCCAGAGAATGAGCAAACACCTAAGACCCAAGAACCTGCCAagtcagaaaaaaataaaaaggaaccGCAGCCAGTCAGTCCCCAAGCAGAGGGACTTAcagaggtgaaaaaaaaaataacctatGCTAAACTTATAAAGGAAGGACGGAGGTTTAACATTGATCTTGTGTCTAAG CTGTTGTATTCCCGTGGATTACTGGTAGACCTGCTCATCAAGTCCAATGTTAGCCGCTATGCGGAGTTCAAGAATTTAAGTCGCATCCTTACTTATCGGAATGGCAAGGTGGAAcag GTCCCGTGTTCTCGGGCCGATGTATTTGGCAGTAAGCAGCTCACCATGGTAGAGAAACGCATGCTGATGAAGTTCCTCACTTTCTGTCTGGACTTTGAGCAGCACCCAGAGGAATTCCAGG ACTTCACACAGAAGCCATTTTGGGATTACCTGAAGACTAAGAATCTAACAGAGAACCTGCAGCATTTTGTGTTACACTCCATTGCCATGGTGAACCAAGAGATCCTGACAGAGGATGGTCTAAAGGCTACACAGCACTTCCTGCGATGCCTGGGTCGCTACGGCAATACACCCTTCTTGTTCCCATTGTACGGCTTGGGTGAAATTCCACAGTGCTTTTGCAG aatGTGTGCTGTGTTTGGTGGGATTTATTGCCTGCGACATTCTGTTCAGTGCCTGGTTGTGGACAAGGAGTCGGGAAA GTGTAAAGCTGTAATTGACACTCATGGCCAACGCATAGGCTGCAGCCATTTTGTTGTGGAAGATGGCTACATCAGAGATGAGCATAGGACAAGAACAGTAAACAG ACAGATATCCAGAGCGGTGGTCATCACAGATCGGTCGATTTTACCGTCTGAGTTTGATCAGCAG atctCATTGGTGACTGTGCCTCCTCTTGAACCCTCTTCTCCAGCCGTGAGGATGGTGGAACTCAGCTCTTCCTCCATGACCTGCATGCCTGGAACCT ATTTGCTCCACTTGACCTGTTCATCCTTAGGCAAGGCCCGTGAAGACCTGGAGCCAGTTATTTCCAGGCTGTTCCACGTTCCTAGCAGCCCCAGGGAGGAACCAGCACAAG GTTCTGAAGAAGGGGAGAAGCCTATAATGTTATGGGTCATGTACTTCAACATGCGAGACACGTCCGGCCTGGACAGCAGCTGCTACTGTCTTCCCAGCAACGTCCATGTCTGCACTGGCCCTGATGACAGCCTTGGCAACGACTATTCCATTAAGCTG GCTGAATCCGTGTTTCATCAGCTCCTCCCAGATGAGGATTTCTGTCCACCGGCACCAAATCCTGAggacatcatatatgatggtgATGGTACACAGATAGAAGGCGCCAAATTTGAGGAGACTGGTGATACTTTGGAGGCGGCAACTGAAGGAGAGGGTGGGCCTCAGGAAATTTTCCAACAAGCAGAGAACATAGAACCTAAAGCAAGTTCAGACAGCATTGCCCAAGATACTTCCACTGAATCTGGTGTTCCTCAAATTCCACCCATTGTGGAATAA